A stretch of the Osmerus mordax isolate fOsmMor3 chromosome 12, fOsmMor3.pri, whole genome shotgun sequence genome encodes the following:
- the LOC136954221 gene encoding BTB/POZ domain-containing protein KCTD8-like isoform X1 — MAMKESILPISEVSNPYPEVVELNVGGQVYVTKRSTLLSVPDTTLHAMFALSPPPRELPRDSRGRFFIDRDGFLFRYVLDFLRDRQLVLPEHFPERERLQREAEHFHLGELQRLLGPRLARHASMNDEGCHSDVEESSQGSEHPAARNPASLSDKRSGFITVGYRGSYTTLRDSQADAKFRRVARITVCGRIALAKEVFGETLNESRDPDRPPDKYTSRFYLKFIYLEHAFDRLSDAGFHMVACNSTGTAAFVSQYRDLDKVWSSYTEYIFFRPSCRTLSPKQGCDEHKQEKLADKGSESGTSLNELSTSSSETHSEASSPQDGPVVGVVVGGCGALQSVSRQPSTLTLGHPSKKGSSVQWMQLPSKRRNSELFQSLTGGGGEGLSRRKERPGVEEDMRQCIQDFHNITIPQDFPERKRQWQSELLQKYGL, encoded by the exons ATGGCCATGAAGGAGAGCATCCTGCCCATCAGCGAGGTGTCCAACCCCTACCCCGAGGTGGTGGAGCTGAACGTGGGAGGACAAGTGTACGTGACCAAGCGCTCCACCCTGCTCAGCGTGCCCGACACCACCCTGCACGCCATGTTtgccctctcccccccgccccgggAGCTGCCCCGAGACAGCCGGGGGCGCTTCTTCATCGACCGTGACGGCTTCCTGTTCCGCTACGTGCTGGACTTCCTGCGGGACCGGCAGCTAGTGCTGCCCGAGCACTTCCCAGAGCGCGAGCGCCTGCAGCGGGAGGCCGAGCACTTCCACCTGGGGGAGCTGCAGAGGCTGCTGGGACCGCGGCTAGCCAGGCACGCCTCCATGAACGACGAGGGTTGCCACAGCGACGTTGAGGAGAGTTCCCAGGGCAGCGAGCACCCAGCAGCCCGtaaccctgcctccctctccgacAAGAGGTCAGGGTTCATCACCGTCGGTTACAGGGGCTCCTACACCACTCTGAGGGACAGCCAGGCAGACGCTAAGTTCCGGCGCGTAGCACGGATAACAGTGTGCGGACGCATCGCTCTGGCTAAGGAGGTGTTCGGGGAGACGCTGAATGAGAGCAGAGACCCCGACCGGCCTCCAGACAAGTACACATCTCGCTTCTACCTGAAGTTCATCTACCTTGAGCACGCCTTCGACCGGCTCTCTGACGCCGGCTTCCACATGGTGGCCTGCAACTCCACCGGCACCGCAGCCTTTGTCAGCCAATACCGAGACCTGGACAAGGTGTGGAGCAGCTACACCGAGTACATCTTCTTCA ggCCCTCTTGCCGGACCCTGTCCCCTAAGCAGGGCTGTGACGAACACAAGCAGGAGAAACTCGCCGACAAGGGCAGTGAGAGTGGAACGTCCCTGAACGAgctctccacctccagctcgGAGACCCACTCGGAGGCCAGCTCCCCCCAGGACGGGCCCGTGGTGGGGGTAGTGGTGGGGGGCTGCGGAGCCCTCCAGTCCGTGTCCCGCCAGCCCAGCACCCTGACCCTGGGTCACCCCTCCAAGAAGGGCTCCTCAGTACAGTGGATGCAGCTGCCCAGCAAGCGCCGCAACAGCGAGCTGTTCCAGTCCctgacgggaggggggggggaggggctgagcaggaggaaggagaggcctgGTGTGGAGGAGGACATGAGGCAGTGCATACAGGACTTCCACAACATCACAATCCCACAGGACTTTCCTGAACGCAAGCGACAGTGGCAGTCTGAACTTCTCCAGAAGTATGGTCTGTAA
- the LOC136954221 gene encoding BTB/POZ domain-containing protein KCTD8-like isoform X2: MAMKESILPISEVSNPYPEVVELNVGGQVYVTKRSTLLSVPDTTLHAMFALSPPPRELPRDSRGRFFIDRDGFLFRYVLDFLRDRQLVLPEHFPERERLQREAEHFHLGELQRLLGPRLARHASMNDEGCHSDVEESSQGSEHPAARNPASLSDKRSGFITVGYRGSYTTLRDSQADAKFRRVARITVCGRIALAKEVFGETLNESRDPDRPPDKYTSRFYLKFIYLEHAFDRLSDAGFHMVACNSTGTAAFVSQYRDLDKVWSSYTEYIFFSKWTHQGCDEHKQEKLADKGSESGTSLNELSTSSSETHSEASSPQDGPVVGSVSRQPSTLTLGHPSKKGSSVQWMQLPSKRRNSELFQSLTGGGGEGLSRRKERPGVEEDMRQCIQDFHNITIPQDFPERKRQWQSELLQKYGL; encoded by the exons ATGGCCATGAAGGAGAGCATCCTGCCCATCAGCGAGGTGTCCAACCCCTACCCCGAGGTGGTGGAGCTGAACGTGGGAGGACAAGTGTACGTGACCAAGCGCTCCACCCTGCTCAGCGTGCCCGACACCACCCTGCACGCCATGTTtgccctctcccccccgccccgggAGCTGCCCCGAGACAGCCGGGGGCGCTTCTTCATCGACCGTGACGGCTTCCTGTTCCGCTACGTGCTGGACTTCCTGCGGGACCGGCAGCTAGTGCTGCCCGAGCACTTCCCAGAGCGCGAGCGCCTGCAGCGGGAGGCCGAGCACTTCCACCTGGGGGAGCTGCAGAGGCTGCTGGGACCGCGGCTAGCCAGGCACGCCTCCATGAACGACGAGGGTTGCCACAGCGACGTTGAGGAGAGTTCCCAGGGCAGCGAGCACCCAGCAGCCCGtaaccctgcctccctctccgacAAGAGGTCAGGGTTCATCACCGTCGGTTACAGGGGCTCCTACACCACTCTGAGGGACAGCCAGGCAGACGCTAAGTTCCGGCGCGTAGCACGGATAACAGTGTGCGGACGCATCGCTCTGGCTAAGGAGGTGTTCGGGGAGACGCTGAATGAGAGCAGAGACCCCGACCGGCCTCCAGACAAGTACACATCTCGCTTCTACCTGAAGTTCATCTACCTTGAGCACGCCTTCGACCGGCTCTCTGACGCCGGCTTCCACATGGTGGCCTGCAACTCCACCGGCACCGCAGCCTTTGTCAGCCAATACCGAGACCTGGACAAGGTGTGGAGCAGCTACACCGAGTACATCTTCTTCAGTAAGTGGACACAT CAGGGCTGTGACGAACACAAGCAGGAGAAACTCGCCGACAAGGGCAGTGAGAGTGGAACGTCCCTGAACGAgctctccacctccagctcgGAGACCCACTCGGAGGCCAGCTCCCCCCAGGACGGGCCCGTGGTGGGG TCCGTGTCCCGCCAGCCCAGCACCCTGACCCTGGGTCACCCCTCCAAGAAGGGCTCCTCAGTACAGTGGATGCAGCTGCCCAGCAAGCGCCGCAACAGCGAGCTGTTCCAGTCCctgacgggaggggggggggaggggctgagcaggaggaaggagaggcctgGTGTGGAGGAGGACATGAGGCAGTGCATACAGGACTTCCACAACATCACAATCCCACAGGACTTTCCTGAACGCAAGCGACAGTGGCAGTCTGAACTTCTCCAGAAGTATGGTCTGTAA